The region CAAAGTTAGCGCAAATAACTTACAGTTGGAGGCCTCGCCAGCATGGAAGTAATTTGATCGCTCGCTGGAGAGTTGCACGTGCTTATCCGGATCTCCCTTTCTTTTGTACTCGCTTAGCTTATGAGGCTTCCCTATTGATTTAGGTATTTTGGTATCCTGAATGCGGGCACAAAGAGGATGCTTCTACAGATTCTTTGGCGGATACTTTTCTACATGAACATGTGAAGAAGCATGACTACCTCAATCTCCTTCGAGGATCGGAGGAGGACTTTGACATTTCTTGCTCCTCTAATGATTTAGAAATTTCAAAGCTTCATCTCTTATGAACGCGGTCGACTCTAGGATAAAAAATTAACTTCTCTTAGATATAGCTTCTTGAGCGGTGTTTCCTCATAGAGGAGCGTTGTGTAGGCTTTATTTGAGACAAAGTAGTATCTCCTTAATTTCATGTGAATTCTACTGTCAAACGATGTTGTACATATTATTCAGCAGCTGATTGGCACCTTGTATCCTGAGGTTGGCTCGTAGCAGTTGAAAACCAGACAAGGCTTCTAGTGGTGAAGCTGGAGGTGGTATAGAAGGTTTGTTCGCAATGCTAGGGTAAATCTAGAAATCTGAGGAGCTTGAAGCAAATATGGATGTAGCAGAGTGTACGCTACTTGACTTGCAATGCCTTGAGGAGGAGGTATATGAGGTTGATTGATAGTTGCTTAAGTGATAGTAGTTGCGGCAACAACTTCATGTACTGCGGAAGAACGAGTAGCTCGAGATCCAGCCTGCTAAGAAGTATGGAAGTCGGGGATCTGAAAATTCAAGCAAGCAAATGATACACTATGTGATTAGATTGAACATGACGGATCTTTGTGTTCGATTTCGAGAACTCTTGATCTGATAAACTATAAAGGTTGTGAGTTGATGAATCAAGGAGCGAGCGTGCAATCATGAAAAACTCAAGAATCAGAAATTAAATTCCACAAACAGCATCACTATTACATTGTGGAATAAAAAATGGAGTGAGAAACAGTGATTATAGAGGATTGCGATGGATCTGAGCTTCCGATATGGTGGTGAAGGTAACCTGCAAGATTAACACTTTAATATTCAAGTCAGCATATGAAGGAGATGAATGAATTGAAATTGTTTACCTTAAAATAATGTGTTTCCTATTTATAATTGAGAGGTTCTAACAACCTATTATTTATTAGGCATGCAACTTAGAAAGTTGTTGGATGTATCTAGGACATGGATCATAGGATAATTCGCCTATGTTAAGAAAGTTTTAGACAAATATCATCCCTTTCTAAATGTCGGCCAGAAACCTTTATAATCGGCCATAATAATTAACTTAATTGATTATAACTAATTTCTATTGTGGTTACTCTTTCATTGCACTTCTATTATTATATATACAAGCAGAGACATTgatataaaaataattttttatatatgATGTATGTATGAAAGTTTTACCTCATACCCCTACATTTATCCCTACACCCCTACATTTCATAAAAATACCAATTGtatccttatatatttttaactaatttattattttatttttattttaaaaaaaaattgtgtaccggaagactttacaaaagagttccgGAAGTCAATTTTTATGAAtcggaagactttgcaaaagagttccggtagtcatttttcaagtattttttaaatattttttttgtgtaccggaagactttggaaaagagttccggtagtcaatttttgtgtaccggaagactttgcaaaagagttccggtactcatttttcaagtatttttttttttaaaaattgtataccggaagactttacaaaagagtttcggtagtcaatttttgtgtatcGAAACTCTTTTCCAAAATCTTCCGGTACACAcaaaaaaagttaaaaaatactaccggaactcttttgcaaacTCTTCCGGTACgcaaaataaaatttaaaaaatatttaaaaataaaataataaattagtTAAAAATATATAAGGGTAAAATTGATACTTTTTATAAAATATAGGGATACATGGATAAATGTAGGGGTATAAAGTAAAGTTTTCTGTATGTATTCATTAAATCCTAATTTTTTAATCTCTTTATCATTTGATTgttttttaaaatagattttATTGGACTTTGTTGGATTTTTTGATAAATTTTATATGATAAAATgtgtttatatatatatatatatatatatatatatatatatatatatatatatatatatatatatatatatatatatatatatatatatatatatatatatatatatatatatagaaaaatattattttataaaacttcaaaaatgatttttaaatttTAGAAACACCTGACATATCTCATACATATATAATTCGTTTTTTAAAATTATACTCCaattttataattaaatttatttcagaTAAACATGGtttgaaaatgcattttcaaaACTACTGAAATGCGTTAATCCTTCTAGCACCGTTGCCACTGATGCCTTACTTCTACCACAACCAAATAGCACCGGTACCACTGATGCCTTACTTCTACCACCACCAAATTTATATGGCTTCTTTCATATTAATTATATAGAAACGTCTTTTAATTCATACTATGTTGTTAAAAGATTGTGGTACAGAAAATAGTAACAATTATTTATACCATTGACAGCCTACAATTTAATGTCGCTTTTTGGAATCAAATCATTGTACTCTTGTTTTATCTTCTTAGCATTTAGTCGGTTCATAGTTTTTGAAGATATTTATTTACAATCCAGTTAGTAGAGCGTAGAAAGAATTTAATCATAGCATTGAGAAACTTGAATTTCATTGTTATGATATTTATACTAGATCTTAATATTCCGAAAATACATATCTAAAACAAATTTAATCATATAATTGATATATAACTGATATGTAATTCAAAAATAATGTATATAACCTCTAAAAATATATCTTCAgaatttaaaaatatttatgaGAATCGAGAAATAATCTATGAAATCTAAAAATATTTATGAGAATGGAGAAATAATCTATAAATAATTTCCATATTTTTAACTCTTATTTCAGTTATGGAAGAATTTTATCGATTACAAACTAGACACTCCTTTAAGTCACAATTATAATCACAATTATAAGGAAAAGAAATGTCATTGTACCCTAGGTACTAGTTAAgattttcaaataaaaatatatattatataatcAGTCCATTCAATATATATAATGttctttaaaaaaatattaattagtatttctgtttttagaaaacatattttaaaaaaaacatatcTTTTTAATTTCTTAAAGAATATTCAAGTTATCTTTTTAATATCTTAAGTGTCTCATAAATACTACAAAATCTTAAATTTTGATCATTAAGCAAttagttttaattatttaatGCTATAACTAAGCCTTTCATTTAACTCAAAAACATTTAAGGTAGGTGTAGTTGATACAACAAGAACAAGTTAATTATTAGTGATCCGAGGAAATACTAATGTGACATTGACTGTAACCCCATAAATAAACCTTTGAGCCGATTATGCATTAAATTGCCATTGCTCGTGTTGACTAAAACAGTGTGTTGACTAAAATTGATTATGTTAAGACTTATAAGTATTTAAGTTATTAGACGTCAAAATCATTCTTTTAATTTATAGAAGAATAAATTTGAAACCTTTTCCATTATAATCAAtttttaaaatacaaaaaataaatcACTTTTTTAAATTCTTAAATAAACTCTTCTTTTGGAATTATTGTTTCTTTTGGAGTTGGAAAAAAATCTTTAATCTATATCAGCATAGGAATTGATGGATTACGACATTTTCGGTTATTAGCTTCGGCCTTCATTTTCTTTCAGATTGCGACTATCAAGTTGCCATATAACCTGAACTTCCTACACCTTATAAAGCACATATTACTGTGCTAAAATCAAAAATAATTTACAACATACGCTTCCATAATTGTTGCAACTTGACTACTAGTTTAACATAGAGCCCGAATACGAGGGAATCCACAAGAATGCCCTCTAAAACAACTCAAATTCCACTTGTTCTCCTGTTGTTGCGCATTCTAAATATTTACCACCCTTGCTTTGTGACTCTGCGATCATGTCTGAAACTCCCAACTCGAATTCACAAAGGTCTGGAAGTTCTGGTGGGATAGCGCAACGTATTAAGGCCCAATTAAGGCCCTCGAAGAAGGGGTGTTGTTTAATCTCCGCAGCGCCTTTCTCTGTACCCAAACGGTTTTCCGGCTCTTTAACTAACAACCCTTTGATAAGATCCCTCGCTTGGAAACTAACAAATGGGGTATCAGGGAATCTAAGATTTTGCAACACGACATTGGCTAATGTTTCTTCGTTATTAGAACCTTTGAAGGGTGTTCTACCATATAAAAGCTCGTAAAGAAAAACACCAAATGTCCACCAATCAACTGCAGCTCCGTGTCCTTCTCCTTTGATGATCTCGGGCGCTAGGTATTCGTGAGTACCAACAAATGAATTTGATCTTGCATCGGTGGGCTCTGCCACAAGCTGTGGCAACGATTTGATATGTGCAGCAAGATCAGCTTTTAGTTTCCTTGCTTTTGCCGCGGGTGGTAAGAATCTAGGACTGAAGCATGGAACTTGACAAGATGGTTCAATGCAGAATGGCTCAATGCAACTTGACTTTGCATATGGGCCTGAAACCTTGGCAGGATCTTTGTCAGAGGATGATTTCAGAAGTGTTGGACTAACATCACACCGGAGTGAAAGGTCAAAATCTGTGAGCATAATGTGGCCGTCTTCTCGAACAAGAATGTTTTCTGGTTTTAAATCACGGTAAACAACTCCTAGCATGTGCAAGTACTCCAAAGCAAGAAGGACTTCGGCTACGTAAAACCTGCATGTACAAAAGGTTCTCTGATGAATACAAAATCATGTTCCAATGTGTTTTCATGTAGTGTACAAGGTTTGGCTTACACAGACAAAAAATTACAGTTCAAAAAGATCATTTAATTAATTACATTCACTATCAAAGCAACTTGCAACTTGATAACTACTTAAGAGTATGCAGGTGGCATGATGTATTCGTTGAAAAATTGCATGCACATATAGGGGAAGCTAACATTAATCAAGACTAATATCATAGTTAATAAATTTGGAATGACAGGAAAGACTTTAGCTCAAACCTTTAGTATGAGAAATAAACCTAACTTAGACATCAAAAAATTTAGCTCAGTCTAGCATATCTCGCCTGTGTAGAGGCAAGATTTCATCGTTTATAGGAAAGAGAAATATCTATACAGAAAGAGTGAGTGGATACTTCACAATGGACCTATAACCAAAATTAAAGTGTGTTGGGTTGAGGGGGGATGAGAAAATACATTTTCAACCTAAACAATCTGCATTCTGCAACAGTGCGCTAGCAGGCACACACATGTATATGCAATATGTTATAACTCAGAATCATATTTTATATAGTGCAGCAATGCAACATGTTCCACCTATAAACATATCGAAATTCAAAACCTTATCGTGTGCACCTTCTAAACCAGAAATACATGACAAATTATGATTGATGACAATGAGCACAAGTATATATCAACATACAAATTAAACATATGATATAACTTGTGACCAAAAGGAAAACAAAATCCCAACATATTACAAATAGCAGTTCTTAGTTTTGTACCTTGCTGCTGGCTCTGAAAAACATCTGCCAAGTTGTTTCTGACGTAGAACATGAAGATCTCCTCCAGGACAATACTCCATAACTAGACATGACAGATTTTCTGATGTAAACTGCGCATAGAGTGTTGGAAGAAAAGGATGATCCAGCATTCGCAAAATTTCCCTTTCAGTTTGAGCCCTAGGCATCTTCTTCCTTCTTGCCAAAAATTCATTGTCCATTACTTTTATAGCAAACAAACAATTTTGGCCAATTAGTTCAGAAAGATATACAGTACCAATGTCTCCACAACCTAGTTTCTTCAAAAGATTGAAGTGTCTCAAGCCCAAGACTCTGTGCTGAACTTGAGCATCCCGTATGGCCTGCCATCTATAATCCTTTGACATGTGAGGTCTATTGCCGCAACTAGAACCACTAACATTACTCTCGTCGCTGGTGCTTGTACTACTACTGTAGTCACCTTGGCTGCTCTTTGAACTCTGTGAGAATTCAAGCTGCTCTTTCAATCTGCTATTTTTTTTCACTTTTGCAACTTCTCTGCTGCTATTACAACCAGCTGAAGCTGGCCCAGAGAGCATACTCTTCAAGTTTATTCCATCTGCAGGGCTGAGAGAGCCCGGTGTTACAATACCTTTGCTGTTTTCTATATTTGTATTTTCTATTTCACACCAACATCTCTCGCAAACAAGTGGAGCTGTACTAGCAGGAACTGACTTATTATTTGTTTCATTGCATGGAGGAGCAGATAAAGCAGAATCAGAACCCTGTTTTAGTTTCTTCTTACCCGAATCCTTGTTTTTGATGGCCAATTTCACTGTTCGGGGGCTGCGCGAAAGTTTACAAACTCTACTGCCATTTACTGAAGTAGACGAGGAAGATGTAGTTTGTAACATACCTTTCCGTACATTCTTCGACATAGATGCTTTATTTCCCAATTTCTTAGGGGAGGAATCTTTTTCACACAACTCTACTTTACTTCCATTGGTGTTGCAACAAGATATAGAAGAAGAAGCAGATGTTTGATTTTCAATTTGATAAGGTTCTGATGATTGGAGTGAACCCTCAACTTTACTTGATGAACATTCCAAATCACTTTGCATAAATGACGCCCCATTATCATTTTGTGGGGTTGCAACTGCAATTTTGGAAGAAGGAGCATTTCGGCTCAATGTGCTTTTGGAAGTTTGATGAGACTGAGATTCTTTATTCAAGGGAAGTGACTTGCTTTCTTCTAGCACCAGAGATATTTCATTTGAACTCCGTTTACTCTCAACATTAGAAGGCCCAGATCTCCTAGCATCATCAGCAACGACCGAATTGTACAATGTCTGTATCTTCCCAACCTCTGATATTCTTGGAGAAGCTCCTGACTTAGATAACCTCTTCGTAGCAGCCATTTCTGATGCCTTAGATATACATAGGTCTCTTAATGCCTGCTTCAAAGTCACCGGCTCAGAAGTCCCAACTCGTGGAGATCGAGGTATACCCACAATCATCGGCTTTTTTAACGCACTTTTCATCCTAGGACTTGTTCCATCTGGTAGATAGCTCAAATCTCTTGATGAAGATTTGAGATTAATTGACTCAAACAGCTTGTTAATATCATCATCTAGATTATACTTGTATCCCAGTTTCACCGCAGGAAGCTTCAGATTTTTCTCAGCCATACTGTATCCAGAACTGGACTGATATACCCCCGATTCTTTCAATGTATTTATCTCTTCTCTCGCTTCAACAATTTCACAAGTCCCCGAAAACGAACCCATGAGAAATAAATTGCTCCACTAAATTCAGTATGATAGAAATAGCATAAACAATTGGAATCTCAAACCAAAAGTCTAGTGTGATTCATTTCACATGTAATATTTCAGACACCATAAACTCACAACTCAAGACAACGAACCCGCAATCCAACTTTCGGAATTCAAACCAATCTTCCGGTGAAATCAAATCCAAAGAATGAACGGTTCATCCCTTTTTTCACCATCTATGTGACATAAAACCTGATAATAGTCAATAGTTGAATACTTCAGAAAACCAAGAGGTAAAATAGAAACTGCAAATTAAGTATATAAAAAAGAATGCTTCACCAATCACATAAATCACCAAAATCAGATCAAACACCAAACAAACCAAACTTGTAAGAAAACTCCAGTTCATATTCAAACCAACATTTTCCACTAAAAAAAATAGCAAGTAATGCAAATTTATTCACAGATCCATACACACTTTCTCCCCAAAAAAATCGCACAAATCACAAAGTACAACAACAATGAAGATTCATATTGCAGTATCTTC is a window of Lathyrus oleraceus cultivar Zhongwan6 chromosome 6, CAAS_Psat_ZW6_1.0, whole genome shotgun sequence DNA encoding:
- the LOC127098680 gene encoding serine/threonine-protein kinase KIPK2, which produces MGSFSGTCEIVEAREEINTLKESGVYQSSSGYSMAEKNLKLPAVKLGYKYNLDDDINKLFESINLKSSSRDLSYLPDGTSPRMKSALKKPMIVGIPRSPRVGTSEPVTLKQALRDLCISKASEMAATKRLSKSGASPRISEVGKIQTLYNSVVADDARRSGPSNVESKRSSNEISLVLEESKSLPLNKESQSHQTSKSTLSRNAPSSKIAVATPQNDNGASFMQSDLECSSSKVEGSLQSSEPYQIENQTSASSSISCCNTNGSKVELCEKDSSPKKLGNKASMSKNVRKGMLQTTSSSSTSVNGSRVCKLSRSPRTVKLAIKNKDSGKKKLKQGSDSALSAPPCNETNNKSVPASTAPLVCERCWCEIENTNIENSKGIVTPGSLSPADGINLKSMLSGPASAGCNSSREVAKVKKNSRLKEQLEFSQSSKSSQGDYSSSTSTSDESNVSGSSCGNRPHMSKDYRWQAIRDAQVQHRVLGLRHFNLLKKLGCGDIGTVYLSELIGQNCLFAIKVMDNEFLARRKKMPRAQTEREILRMLDHPFLPTLYAQFTSENLSCLVMEYCPGGDLHVLRQKQLGRCFSEPAARFYVAEVLLALEYLHMLGVVYRDLKPENILVREDGHIMLTDFDLSLRCDVSPTLLKSSSDKDPAKVSGPYAKSSCIEPFCIEPSCQVPCFSPRFLPPAAKARKLKADLAAHIKSLPQLVAEPTDARSNSFVGTHEYLAPEIIKGEGHGAAVDWWTFGVFLYELLYGRTPFKGSNNEETLANVVLQNLRFPDTPFVSFQARDLIKGLLVKEPENRLGTEKGAAEIKQHPFFEGLNWALIRCAIPPELPDLCEFELGVSDMIAESQSKGGKYLECATTGEQVEFELF